In Plasmodium gaboni strain SY75 chromosome 8, whole genome shotgun sequence, the sequence ATAAAAAGTAATATCCTTAATGAAAATGGTAAAATATACACATCATAGAATCAGAATTAtggaaatataatattgctttattttattattttattttatattattttttatgtattattatgttgaagatttattttatctCAAGGAAATGCAAAATAGCTGTTGcttttctattttttttttttttaatttttttttacctgaacgtttcataatattatgaccacggaataaatataataattaaaattgTCCAATATAGcacatttatatatatttggCTGTTTTACAAAATGGTgatttgttatatatatatatatatatatatattatattatctttctttcatttttttcgTAAGTCTTGTTTAAGAAAacctttttattaaaaatatattcataagtaatttatatgggtcaaaagaaaataatttttgacatatacaaaaagaaaataaataaataaataaataaatatatatatatatatacttacaataatatatgtatattttatgttgttttattttaatctttaccatatattttttcccCCAATATAGATACATCTTTACATAcctttaatatatttgtgtgtctataatatatatatatatatgtatattttttttttctttttgaacttattattgttttatatatacataaaaaaaaaaaaaaaaaaaatacttaTTTGTTGTACAAACCATAAAATATACTCAATagaaattaatataaataatataaataatattaataatattaataatattagtGACTGTTAATATGGgatcttatatatatttgtagGTCCACtataaatacatttatttcttttttcttttcttttctttttttttttcatttctcatgttttaaataaatatttctttaaaatatgaaaataaaaaaaagttactttttttttggttaTGCTTTTGCATTATTTTGTAGAGTGTGCTGTGTTtcaaaaaatgatatattcAACCCTAAATTATACACTTCCAATGTTGAATATAAAGAAAGGGAatactttttaaaatacCTGGGAATGTCgtatgatattattaagGGTAACCCTTGGGGAGATCCAATTTATATGATAGATTTAGGATACAGACGAAATGTTCTTAGGATGAATGAActaaatacaaataataatataaaagatgaTAATGTTAAATTTAAGGTTAAAAAAGCTtctaaaataaaatgtaaggataatatgaaaaaaaatgtgaTAGATAACTTATgtgatataaataaagaatacGAGAAAAGCTATTCAGTTTCTTCCATTAATGATGATATCCATCCTTTTAATGATTctaattattataaaatgttaGTACAAAGAATAAATAGAGGTGATTCAATAATTATAGAGAAGAAAATGTgttcaaaatatttttcttctataaatgatatacataaaaatgatttGGATACGTTCTTTTTAACAACACTGAATGAATTAGGAGATAATTATCAGAACATAAAAGatgatacatataaatgtagtttagaatattataagatgaataatatgaataaatatagtGAAAATTGTTTAAAAACTATAACTCCATGgatatctttttttaatatgtatgGAACACATGTGATATCAGGAGTTTATTATGGAGGTAAGATAATACATAATTTATActttgaaaataataatttgaaaaaaagagaatataaaataagGATATATAAGAGAAGATTGAATCCTTTTAGTACTATTCATTCTAGCTTATATTTTGGTTCTTCTTTATCAAGggaaaaaattatttatataaggGAAAGAAATTTGATAATGGATGGAGGGGCACAAATTAATCCCTACAACattaatgatataaatatggaaaaaaaaaaaaaaaaaaattattatgttaATAATGTCGAAAAGAATTTGTATGAACagaataaaaattatagatataattataatttttatgagataaaaaatgatataattgATGTAAGGAAAGGTAGCTATTATAATAGTTGGAAAGATAGCATTGAATGGGAACTAGCCAAACCAGTGAAATTAAATTTAGTACCATTATCtgaatttataaattcaGAAGAAGGAAAATCTGCCTATTATATGGCTCTTGAATTTTATTCCAATTTGAGTTATTCTAATTATAATccttatttatatgtattaaataaaagtgagaaggatatatatataatggATATAAAAAGGAATTGGGAACAATATATTGACaagaatataaatttcAATGTAACACCTAAATGTAAAAATGgtgataaaatattaagtGGTTTTATActtacaaataaaaaaaaatcatatgAGGATAATCATATTATACACATGTGTCCATTAAATTCGGTGTGTTCTAGTGGTATAAATATTGAATCAgataaaaattttgaatTTAGTTGGATTTTATGTAGTAAAGAAAATAGAAGTGAGATACATCaaatattaacaaaaaatacGTTTCAAGGGAATGGAAAAGCATCATGTCcttataatatgaaaatagGTTTTGGATTTTCATTAACATTTCAAAAATCTATAAATACcaatataaaaattgaACCTTGTGAAAGTAATAAAAGAGAAtgtgaaaaaaataatttggCTAGTTCTTCACAAACATATTTTTGGATTAATTGTTTACCTACgaacaaaaatatattattacaaacATTAGAATCAAAAACATATAGTGAGAAAAAACATTTAAATGATCATTTTGTGTTTAGTTTAAAATGTTCTGaaggaaaatatataattgcAGGTTTCGCAATTGATTATATTCCTTCGGGTGTAAATGATTATTTAATATGCCCCGTAGGAAGTAATAAATGTGATATTATGATTCATGTTAAGGAGAAAAATATAGGTGAAGTACATATACCTATTATGTATATTGTGTGTTCTTCtatttgataaaaaaaaaaaaaaaaaaaaagaaccTCCGTGTAATCTTATTAAATTTGAACCATAAACAATTATgcattaaataaataaataaatatatatatatatatatatatatatatattatgttagcgctttttttatttaattaatgataactttattatatatataacactttttatgttttatgctcttattattaaaaaacTTAAAGActctcttttttttctttatttttttggtaTTTGTTTAAAATAACCATACTAATATATATGCGAAGAAAGGTATagatttaaataaatatataatattattagtaATGAGGTGacaattatataatagtaatttgaaaaaaaaaaaaaaaaaaaaattttaaataaaataagcAAAATAGCATGAGGAGCAcgttttattttaatttatttatctgttgttttttttttttttttttcacaaATATGAACACATAAAATTG encodes:
- a CDS encoding perforin-like protein 5; protein product: MKIKKSYFFFGYAFALFCRVCCVSKNDIFNPKLYTSNVEYKEREYFLKYLGMSYDIIKGNPWGDPIYMIDLGYRRNVLRMNELNTNNNIKDDNVKFKVKKASKIKCKDNMKKNVIDNLCDINKEYEKSYSVSSINDDIHPFNDSNYYKMLVQRINRGDSIIIEKKMCSKYFSSINDIHKNDLDTFFLTTLNELGDNYQNIKDDTYKCSLEYYKMNNMNKYSENCLKTITPWISFFNMYGTHVISGVYYGGKIIHNLYFENNNLKKREYKIRIYKRRLNPFSTIHSSLYFGSSLSREKIIYIRERNLIMDGGAQINPYNINDINMEKKKKKNYYVNNVEKNLYEQNKNYRYNYNFYEIKNDIIDVRKGSYYNSWKDSIEWELAKPVKLNLVPLSEFINSEEGKSAYYMALEFYSNLSYSNYNPYLYVLNKSEKDIYIMDIKRNWEQYIDKNINFNVTPKCKNGDKILSGFILTNKKKSYEDNHIIHMCPLNSVCSSGINIESDKNFEFSWILCSKENRSEIHQILTKNTFQGNGKASCPYNMKIGFGFSLTFQKSINTNIKIEPCESNKRECEKNNLASSSQTYFWINCLPTNKNILLQTLESKTYSEKKHLNDHFVFSLKCSEGKYIIAGFAIDYIPSGVNDYLICPVGSNKCDIMIHVKEKNIGEVHIPIMYIVCSSI